GGAACCTTGATGATGCCGCGCGCCTCATAGTGGATGAGCACACCGTCGTGGGTACGCAGGGTCGCACGGACGTCCACGCGTCCGGCGCCGTCGGCCCCGACGAGCAGCCAGTCTCCCCCGCCGGGCAGGATCTCGCCGGCGAGCTTCGGCCCGTCGATGACGCCGCCGGTCGTGACGAAGGTCATCCTCGTACCGACCGGAGTCGTAATCGGTTGTGCGGGAGCGAGATCGACGTGCATGTCGAAGAGATGCTCGACGGGCATCGCGTCGACGAGCGGTAGCTGGTCCACCGGGGTTGCGGTCGTCATGCGACCGACCCCAGCGCCGCCTGCAGTTGCGCCGCATCGATGAAGCTGTCCTTGCGCGCGACAAGCCCGTTCGGCGAGATACTCACGACGTCGAGGCAGTCGAACCGGATGTCGCCGGAGATCAGCGCCCAGTCGAGGATCCAGTGGTTCTCGCCGTAGAGCACGCGGTAGGTCTCCCACGTGAAATCGGGGAACTGCGTGAAGATTTCAGCGAAGGCGGCACGCACGGCATCGCGGCCAACGACGGGCTCGCCGTCCATGTGCATCCAGAACTGGGTGTCCGGGGTGTGCAGCGCCACGATCGCGTCGGGATCGTGCGCCGCCCACGCCGCGAAATAGCGCTCGGAAAGGGATTTGAGGTCCTGCTGGGACATTTGCATACCAAGAGTATGCATTAACCTACTCAGAGTATGCAATAGAGAGATCACAGGATCGCCAGACCGCACGCTGCCGCCGCGGTCACACACATCGAGGGCCCGTGCGGGACGGTTCGGGCTGTGCTGCCAACCCCGGCGACCACCGCCACCGCCGCGGTCAGCAACGGCGCCCCCAACGCGGCGAGCGACCAAACGTCGACGCCGAAGGCCCCGGTCAGCGCCCCGATTCCGATCGCGAGCTTGACGTCACCGCCACCCATGGCCGTGGGCGCCGTCAGGTGCAGCGCGAGATAGATCGCGAACAGCGAGGCGGCACCCGCCGCGGCGGACGTGCCATGGCCGGCCACGACGGCACCCGCCAGGATCGTGGCCGCGCCAGGAACCGTCAGCCAGTTGGGCAACCGACGCTCCCGGACGTCGTACCAACTCAACCCGACGAACCAGGCCAGCACGCCGACACCGGCCACCCCCACCTCCACAAATCGAGGCTAAGTCCGTTGCTCGGCGGCCATCTGCACCACTTTCGCGGTGCGGCATAGTCGAGGACGTGCTCGCCGCCGCCCGATCCCCTGCCGGACCCGCGCTGCTCGTGGCGGCGGCCGCGGTGAGCCAGGAAGTGGGCGCCGCGTTCGCCGTCGGTCTGTTCGCGGCCTTGGGCGCGGTCGGCGCGGTGTTCGCGCGCTTCCTGGTCGCCGGAGTGCTGCTCGGCGTCTTCGTCCGGCCACGCATGCGGGGCCCGACGTCGACCGCCTGGTTCTCGGTCGCGGCTCTCGCGCTCACCCTGACCGCGATGAACGTGTGCTTCTACTTCGCGCTGACGCGGATACCGCTCGGTGTCGCCGTCACGGTGGAAGTGCTTGGCCCGCTGGCGCTTTCGGTGGTGGTGAGCAAGCGCGCCAGCGCATGGTTGTGGGCCGGACTGGCATTGGCCGGCGTCGCCATGCTCAGCCTCACGGGCGTGCGGTTCGGCCACCTGGACCTCGTCGGACTGGCATTCGCCGCGGGCGCTGCACTTGGCTGGGCGGGTTACATCATCGCCTCGTCGCGCGCGGCGGCCAGTTTTCCCAGCCTCGATGCGCTGGCCATCGCCACGATGCTCGGCGCTCTCGCCACCGCACCGTTCGCGATGCTGTCCGTCGATCCGCACGCGGCATTGCGGTGGGAGGTGGTGGGACTCGGGGTCACGGTGGGCGTGATGTCCTCGGTCATCCCGTATTCCCTCGAGCTGATCTCGCTGCGACATCTGCCGCCCGAGACGTTCGCGGTGGTGACGTGTCTGTCTCCGGTCGTCGCCGCGCTCGCCGGCTGGCTGGTCCTCGGACAACACCTCGCGCTCACCGGGTATGTCGCGATCGTGCTCGTGACGCTGGCAAGCATCGGCGCGGTGCGCGCGACTAGCGGTCGGCGATCGCCGCCCTCATCGCTTCCTTGGGCGCAGGCAGCCCCGTGAACTGCTCGACCTGAGCGAAAGCCTGGTTCAACAGCATCTCCAGCCCGCTGATCACCCGTCCGCCTGCGGATTCGACGGCCGCCGCCAGCGGAGTGGGCCACGGGTCGTAGATCGCGTCGAGCAGGACGGGCGTCGCCGCCAGGGTCTCGACATGCGCGGCTGCCACGTCGGCCGGGATGGTGCTCACGACCACGTCGACATCACCCACCGGTGCGCCCAGCTCGATCCAGCGCGCCTGCGCACCGACCTGAGCCGCGAGCCCGACAAGCGGCCCGGCCTTGGCCCGGTTGCGGGCGACGATCGAAATATCCTGCACGCCAAGCTCTGCCAGCCCGACGACAGCGGCGGGGGCCGTACCGCCCGAGCCCACCACCGCAGCCCTGCCCGACACCTGGCCCAGCGCGCCGATGATCCCGTCGACGTCGGTGTTGTCGGCGCGCCAGCCCTTTTCTGTCCGCACCAGGGTGTTGGCCGAACCCACCAGCTCGGCGCGGGCGGTCCGTTCGTCGGCGAACTCCAGGGCCGCGAACTTGCCAGGCATCGTCACCGACACGCCGACCCATTCCGGCCCCAAACCACCCACGAGGGCGGGTAACTGCTCGGCTGTGCACTCGATCCGTTCGTAGGTCCAGCCCTCGAGCCCCAGCGCGCGATACGCGGCAAGGTGCAGCTGCGGTGAGCGGGAATGCGCAATGGGCGAACCGAGCACCGCGGCCTTGCGCGGACCATGCCCCGCCGTCATGACTTACCGTCCGGAGTCGAGAACACCGTTGTGCATCGCGAGCTCGATGTTCGCCAGATGCTGCTCATAATCCCGCGTGAATAGGGTGGTGCCCTGCTTGTCGATCGTCACGAAGTACAGCCAGTCCCCCGGTGCCGGCTGTTCAGCGGCCGCAAGCGCCGGCTGTCCGGGCGAACAGATCGGCGTCGCCGGAAGTCCCGGCCGCACATAGGTGTTCCACGGTGTGCGCTGCGCGCGGTCAGCGTCGGTGGTCGCCACTTCGATCCGGTCGAGCGGATAGTTCACCGTGGAGTCGAACTCGAGCGTGCGCTTCTCACCCAGCCGGTTGTAGATGACCCGCGCCACCTTGGCGAAGTCTTCGGGGGTGGCCTCGCGCTGCACCAGCGACCCGACGGTCAGGATCTGGTAGGGCGACATGTTCATCGCCTGCGCGGTGTCGAGCAGCCCGCCCTGCTCGTATTGAGTTGCGCTGGCGCCGATCAACGTCGACAGGATCTCCTGTGGCGTCGCCGACGGGTCGATGTTCCACGTCCCCGGGGCGATGAGCCCCTCCAGCCGGCGGTGGTCGGTGCCCATCGCCTTGACCGGTCCGAGCGCCCATTGCGGAACCGAAAGCGCCGTCGGGTCGACCGTGCCCGCCGCCTCCTTGAGCGCGTCAGCGGCGACACACTTGCTCTCGCCGTCGAGATCCACACACGTCGCCTTTGAGATCAGGGTGAGGATGCCGTCGGTGACGGCGTTCGTGTTCACGTCCTGGACGTCGTCGAGCTGACGACCCTCGGGGATCACCAGCTTGCCGACGCGGTTCTGCGGATCGGCAAGCCGCTCAACGGCATTGGCGGCGGGAATCTCCGTGCGCACCTTGTAGAACCCCGGCTGGATCGACGAGATCGCGGCATTGCCCTGTGCGGCGTTGACGAACGCGGCCGAGGTGGCGACGACGTTCTGCTCCTGGAGCGTCTGGCCGATTGCGGTCGTGGAGTCGCCGTCGTGGATCTGGATCACCACGTCGGTGACACCGTCACCGGTGAAGTCGTTGCTCGTGCCGAACATGCTGTGCCACAGCCTCGATCCCAGGAACACTGCGCCGATCACGACCACGACCAGGATGCCGAGCGCCCCAGCGGTGGCCATGCGGCGCCGACGGCGGTTACGTGCCTCCCTCAGCCGGGCCGCTCGACTCTTGCGATGCCGGGGCGGGCCGACGGCCATGGGCTCGACCCGTTCGCGGCGCCAGTCGGACTCCACGCGCTCCCGGCCCCAGTCGTCAGACATCGGAGACCACGCCCTCGATGTCCCCGTGCGCGGCCACCGCACGCCGTTGGTCCAGCCAGTTCTGCAGGATGCCGACCGCGGCCGCCTGGTCGATCATCGATCGCTGCCCCTTCGCACGTATCCCGGCCTCGCGTAGCGACCGCTGGGCCGCGACGGTGG
The nucleotide sequence above comes from Mycolicibacterium moriokaense. Encoded proteins:
- a CDS encoding EamA family transporter is translated as MLAAARSPAGPALLVAAAAVSQEVGAAFAVGLFAALGAVGAVFARFLVAGVLLGVFVRPRMRGPTSTAWFSVAALALTLTAMNVCFYFALTRIPLGVAVTVEVLGPLALSVVVSKRASAWLWAGLALAGVAMLSLTGVRFGHLDLVGLAFAAGAALGWAGYIIASSRAAASFPSLDALAIATMLGALATAPFAMLSVDPHAALRWEVVGLGVTVGVMSSVIPYSLELISLRHLPPETFAVVTCLSPVVAALAGWLVLGQHLALTGYVAIVLVTLASIGAVRATSGRRSPPSSLPWAQAAP
- a CDS encoding nuclear transport factor 2 family protein produces the protein MQMSQQDLKSLSERYFAAWAAHDPDAIVALHTPDTQFWMHMDGEPVVGRDAVRAAFAEIFTQFPDFTWETYRVLYGENHWILDWALISGDIRFDCLDVVSISPNGLVARKDSFIDAAQLQAALGSVA
- a CDS encoding DUF3237 domain-containing protein, producing MTTATPVDQLPLVDAMPVEHLFDMHVDLAPAQPITTPVGTRMTFVTTGGVIDGPKLAGEILPGGGDWLLVGADGAGRVDVRATLRTHDGVLIHYEARGIIKVPADGLARLAAGEVLPFDETYVRTTPTFETADERYAWLSDLVAVGYNILSPNHIDYRIYRLL
- a CDS encoding shikimate dehydrogenase, with amino-acid sequence MTAGHGPRKAAVLGSPIAHSRSPQLHLAAYRALGLEGWTYERIECTAEQLPALVGGLGPEWVGVSVTMPGKFAALEFADERTARAELVGSANTLVRTEKGWRADNTDVDGIIGALGQVSGRAAVVGSGGTAPAAVVGLAELGVQDISIVARNRAKAGPLVGLAAQVGAQARWIELGAPVGDVDVVVSTIPADVAAAHVETLAATPVLLDAIYDPWPTPLAAAVESAGGRVISGLEMLLNQAFAQVEQFTGLPAPKEAMRAAIADR
- a CDS encoding prepilin peptidase, whose protein sequence is MEVGVAGVGVLAWFVGLSWYDVRERRLPNWLTVPGAATILAGAVVAGHGTSAAAGAASLFAIYLALHLTAPTAMGGGDVKLAIGIGALTGAFGVDVWSLAALGAPLLTAAVAVVAGVGSTARTVPHGPSMCVTAAAACGLAIL
- a CDS encoding endolytic transglycosylase MltG, whose product is MSDDWGRERVESDWRRERVEPMAVGPPRHRKSRAARLREARNRRRRRMATAGALGILVVVVIGAVFLGSRLWHSMFGTSNDFTGDGVTDVVIQIHDGDSTTAIGQTLQEQNVVATSAAFVNAAQGNAAISSIQPGFYKVRTEIPAANAVERLADPQNRVGKLVIPEGRQLDDVQDVNTNAVTDGILTLISKATCVDLDGESKCVAADALKEAAGTVDPTALSVPQWALGPVKAMGTDHRRLEGLIAPGTWNIDPSATPQEILSTLIGASATQYEQGGLLDTAQAMNMSPYQILTVGSLVQREATPEDFAKVARVIYNRLGEKRTLEFDSTVNYPLDRIEVATTDADRAQRTPWNTYVRPGLPATPICSPGQPALAAAEQPAPGDWLYFVTIDKQGTTLFTRDYEQHLANIELAMHNGVLDSGR